From a single Canis aureus isolate CA01 chromosome 5, VMU_Caureus_v.1.0, whole genome shotgun sequence genomic region:
- the POU4F3 gene encoding POU domain, class 4, transcription factor 3 produces MMAMNAKQPFGMHPVLQEPKFSSLHSGSEAMRRVCLPAPQLQGNIFGSFDESLLARAEALAAVDIVSHGKNHPFKPDATYHTMSSVPCTSTSSTVPISHPAALTSHPHHAVHQGLEGDLLEHISPTLSVSGLGAPEHSVMPAQIHPHHLGAMGHLHQAMGMSHPHAVAPHSAMPACLSDVESDPRELEAFAERFKQRRIKLGVTQADVGAALANLKIPGVGSLSQSTICRFESLTLSHNNMIALKPVLQAWLEEAEAAYREKNSKPELFNGSERKRKRTSIAAPEKRSLEAYFAIQPRPSSEKIAAIAEKLDLKKNVVRVWFCNQRQKQKRMKYSAVH; encoded by the exons ATGATGGCCATGAACGCCAAGCAGCCTTTCGGCATGCACCCGGTGCTTCAAGAACCCAAATTCTCCAGCCTGCACTCCGGTTCCGAGGCCATGCGCCGAGTCTGTCTCCCAGCCCCGCAG CTGCAGGGTAATATATTTGGAAGCTTTGATGAGAGCCTGCTGGCACGCGCCGAAGCTCTGGCGGCGGTGGATATCGTCTCCCACGGCAAGAACCATCCGTTCAAGCCCGACGCCACCTACCATACCATGAGCAGCGTGCCCTGCACGTCCACTTCGTCCACCGTGCCCATTTCCCACCCGGCCGCGCTCACCTCGCACCCGCACCACGCCGTGCACCAGGGCCTCGAAGGCGACCTGCTGGAGCACATCTCTCCCACGCTGAGCGTGAGCGGTTTGGGCGCCCCGGAGCACTCGGTGATGCCGGCGCAGATCCACCCGCACCACCTGGGCGCCATGGGCCACCTGCACCAGGCCATGGGCATGAGTCACCCACATGCCGTGGCGCCTCACAGCGCCATGCCCGCGTGCCTCAGCGACGTGGAGTCGGACCCGCGAGAGCTCGAGGCCTTCGCCGAGCGCTTCAAGCAGCGGCGCATCAAGCTGGGGGTGACCCAGGCGGACGTGGGCGCGGCTCTAGCCAACCTCAAGATCCCCGGCGTAGGCTCGCTCAGCCAGAGCACCATTTGCAGGTTCgagtctctcactctctcacacaACAACATGATCGCGCTCAAGCCGGTGCTCCAGGCCTGGCTGGAGGAAGCCGAGGCCGCCTACCGAGAGAAGAACAGCAAGCCGGAGCTCTTCAACGGCAGTGAGCGGAAGCGCAAACGCACGTCCATCGCGGCGCCCGAGAAGCGCTCCCTGGAAGCCTACTTCGCCATCCAGCCGCGGCCCTCCTCCGAGAAGATCGCGGCCATCGCTGAGAAACTGGACCTCAAAAAGAACGTAGTGAGGGTCTGGTTTTGCAaccagagacagaaacagaaacgAATGAAGTACTCGGCTGTCCACTGA